Proteins co-encoded in one Spirosoma endbachense genomic window:
- the aroQ gene encoding type II 3-dehydroquinate dehydratase, translating into MKQILIINGPNLNLLGKREPDIYGNRSFVDYLETLEAMFPDVQLRYFQSNHEGELLDKIHELGFTIDGIVINAGAYTHTSIAIADALSAVTAPAIEVHISNVHARESFRHHSYLSAKCKGVIVGLGLKGYEMAVRFLLTNG; encoded by the coding sequence ATGAAACAGATTCTTATTATCAACGGGCCCAACCTGAACCTGCTGGGCAAACGCGAACCCGATATTTATGGTAACCGCTCCTTTGTGGATTACCTGGAAACGCTGGAAGCTATGTTTCCTGATGTGCAACTTCGCTATTTTCAGTCGAATCACGAGGGTGAGCTACTGGATAAAATTCATGAACTCGGCTTTACGATCGACGGCATCGTGATCAACGCTGGCGCTTACACCCATACCTCGATTGCCATTGCCGATGCGCTTTCTGCGGTAACGGCCCCGGCCATTGAGGTTCATATATCCAATGTTCATGCCCGCGAATCATTTCGCCATCACAGCTATCTGTCGGCTAAATGCAAAGGAGTTATCGTCGGTCTAGGGCTCAAAGGGTATGAAATGGCCGTTCGTTTTTTATTAACTAATGGCTAA
- a CDS encoding pyrophosphohydrolase domain-containing protein, which produces MHSPDSLTQVAEFHRTFHAPVLDSPQIPSEARCKLRVSLLAEELDEFREAIAEGDLVAVADALCDLQYVLSGAVLEFGLGDKFKALFDEVQRSNMSKACLTVEEAEATVAQYQAKGVDCHFVESDGKFLVYRDADHKTLKSINYSPADLEAILS; this is translated from the coding sequence ATGCATTCACCAGACTCACTTACCCAGGTTGCGGAATTTCACCGCACGTTTCATGCACCCGTTCTCGACTCGCCCCAGATCCCATCCGAAGCCCGTTGTAAACTTCGGGTGTCGCTGCTGGCTGAAGAACTCGACGAATTTCGGGAAGCCATTGCCGAAGGCGACCTCGTTGCCGTAGCCGACGCCCTCTGCGATTTACAGTATGTGTTATCGGGAGCCGTTCTGGAGTTTGGTCTGGGCGATAAATTCAAAGCGTTATTTGACGAAGTTCAACGGTCCAACATGAGCAAAGCCTGCCTGACAGTCGAAGAGGCCGAAGCAACGGTTGCCCAATATCAGGCCAAAGGGGTCGATTGTCATTTTGTCGAATCAGACGGAAAATTCCTGGTCTATCGCGATGCCGACCATAAAACACTCAAGAGCATCAACTACTCTCCCGCCGATTTAGAGGCAATTCTTTCCTAG
- a CDS encoding GxxExxY protein — protein MIDNCYEHSELTSRIIGCAKEVHCPLENGFQEVIYQRALAIELDKAQISFAREVEMPIFYRGLQIGARWVDFLINNFLAVELKAVTQLEDVHLVQAINYLEAYHFRIGLLINFGARSLQFKRVANSIDPPKSS, from the coding sequence ATGATTGATAATTGTTACGAACATTCAGAATTGACCAGCCGAATTATTGGGTGCGCTAAGGAAGTGCACTGTCCGTTAGAGAATGGCTTTCAGGAAGTTATTTACCAGCGAGCTTTAGCCATTGAATTGGACAAAGCCCAAATCTCATTTGCCAGAGAAGTGGAAATGCCCATTTTTTATCGAGGTCTACAAATTGGAGCACGTTGGGTAGACTTTCTGATCAACAATTTTCTCGCAGTCGAATTAAAAGCAGTCACTCAGTTGGAGGATGTCCATCTTGTTCAGGCTATCAATTACCTTGAAGCCTATCACTTCAGAATTGGTTTATTAATCAATTTTGGTGCCCGAAGTCTCCAGTTTAAACGGGTCGCTAACTCAATAGACCCTCCAAAATCAAGCTGA
- a CDS encoding aminotransferase class V-fold PLP-dependent enzyme encodes MITFYPGPSKVYPQVADYAAEAVREGIVSLNHRSAGFMDIVKETVRLLHDKLAIPADYHIALVSSATECWEIVTQSLTVQASLHPYSGAFGKKWAEYAYKIKPPIELNEADVLCLVQNETSNGTQVTMETLAQFRRDFSSNEGSALIAVDSVSSMAGIQFDWTLADVWFASVQKCFGLPAGLAVLVYSPAALTRAQEIGENDHYNSLLFIHENFAKFQTPYTPNGLGIYLLMRVLQQIPPIAEVDAITKKRSAAWYSFFEQEMNTSPFRLLIDNPAERSDTVIAVEGSEAAIKAIKQAAQQAGITLGNGYGDWKTTTFRIANFPAITDDEIETLKQFLLSFQQ; translated from the coding sequence ATGATCACCTTTTACCCAGGGCCGTCGAAAGTTTATCCGCAGGTAGCCGACTATGCCGCCGAAGCCGTACGCGAAGGCATTGTCAGTCTGAACCACCGTAGCGCGGGGTTTATGGACATTGTGAAAGAAACAGTCCGGCTTTTACACGACAAACTCGCCATTCCGGCCGATTATCATATCGCCCTTGTATCCTCGGCAACGGAGTGCTGGGAGATTGTGACCCAATCGCTGACGGTTCAGGCTAGTTTACATCCATACAGTGGCGCATTCGGCAAAAAATGGGCTGAATATGCCTACAAGATTAAACCGCCGATCGAACTCAATGAGGCCGATGTACTTTGCCTTGTCCAGAATGAAACGTCCAACGGAACCCAGGTCACGATGGAAACACTCGCTCAATTCCGGCGGGATTTTTCGAGTAATGAAGGGTCTGCCCTGATTGCCGTCGATTCGGTTTCATCAATGGCGGGTATCCAGTTCGACTGGACACTGGCCGATGTTTGGTTTGCATCTGTACAAAAATGTTTCGGGTTGCCAGCCGGACTGGCTGTGCTGGTTTATTCACCTGCGGCCCTCACACGGGCGCAGGAAATCGGCGAAAACGATCACTATAACAGTCTGTTGTTCATCCACGAAAACTTTGCCAAATTCCAGACGCCCTATACGCCCAACGGCCTTGGTATCTACCTGCTGATGCGCGTGTTACAGCAAATTCCGCCTATTGCTGAGGTAGACGCTATCACCAAAAAACGGAGTGCGGCCTGGTATTCGTTTTTCGAGCAGGAAATGAACACATCGCCCTTTCGGTTACTGATCGACAATCCGGCCGAGCGATCCGATACGGTCATAGCCGTTGAAGGGTCCGAAGCGGCTATCAAGGCCATCAAACAAGCAGCTCAACAGGCAGGGATCACCCTTGGTAACGGGTATGGCGACTGGAAAACGACGACATTCCGTATTGCCAACTTCCCCGCCATTACGGATGATGAGATTGAAACCTTAAAACAATTCCTTTTGTCATTCCAACAGTAA
- a CDS encoding MarC family protein — MFNIKEIASVTLILFSVIDVIGSLPVIIDLRKKVGKIESERATFVSGALMVSFLFVGERLLKLFGVDVASFAVAGALIIFLIGLEMILGRTIFKPDESSTGGATHIVPIAFPLIAGAGTLTTLISLRAEYQTANIIVGIILNLFLIYAVLKSSGWLETRLGSGGLAVLRKIFGIILLAIAIKLFKTNLLAEL; from the coding sequence ATGTTTAATATAAAAGAAATTGCCTCGGTCACCCTTATTCTATTTTCGGTTATTGATGTGATTGGCTCATTGCCTGTCATTATCGATCTCCGAAAAAAAGTCGGCAAGATCGAGTCAGAACGGGCAACGTTCGTATCGGGGGCCCTGATGGTGTCATTTTTATTTGTTGGCGAACGTCTCCTGAAACTGTTTGGCGTTGACGTTGCGTCGTTTGCCGTAGCCGGAGCTCTCATCATTTTTCTGATTGGCCTGGAAATGATTCTGGGTCGCACGATTTTCAAACCGGATGAAAGCAGTACGGGCGGAGCAACGCACATTGTGCCCATTGCGTTTCCGCTTATTGCCGGGGCCGGTACACTAACGACCCTTATCTCCCTACGCGCGGAGTATCAAACGGCGAATATCATTGTCGGCATTATTCTGAATCTGTTTCTGATCTATGCCGTTCTAAAGTCGTCAGGATGGCTCGAAACCCGATTGGGATCGGGCGGTCTGGCCGTACTCCGCAAGATATTCGGCATTATCCTGCTGGCAATCGCCATTAAACTTTTTAAAACGAACCTGCTAGCTGAACTGTGA
- the cobT gene encoding nicotinate-nucleotide--dimethylbenzimidazole phosphoribosyltransferase, giving the protein MTFTSSFTTLETTIRRRIDNKTKPLGALGRLEELALQIALIQQTETPVLTNPHLLVFAGDHGLAAEGISAYPADITYGMVKNFIAGGAAINVFCRQNGLTLLVCDVGVNGSFDENTPSFVKYKIRPGTRNMRYEPAMTPDECAAAIDAGKTLVNGIQYRGCNIIGFGEMGIGNTSPATLLMHRLTGLPLEQCVGRGTGLNDAGLAHKLAILQEVASHHIGLTDPMAILATVGGLEIAAIVGGMLQAAENGMIILVDGFIATSALLVAHALNPAVLQNCIFCHQSDEAGHQQMLRFLGVRPLLNLDLRLGEGTGCALAYPIVQAAVNMLNEMATMDILD; this is encoded by the coding sequence ATGACATTCACGTCATCATTCACTACGCTCGAAACAACGATTCGTCGGCGTATCGACAATAAAACCAAACCACTGGGTGCGCTGGGGCGATTAGAAGAACTGGCTCTTCAGATTGCGCTGATTCAGCAAACGGAGACACCTGTTCTAACCAATCCACACCTGCTTGTTTTCGCGGGCGATCACGGGCTGGCCGCTGAGGGTATTAGTGCTTACCCGGCCGATATTACCTATGGCATGGTTAAAAACTTCATTGCAGGCGGAGCCGCCATCAATGTGTTTTGTCGCCAAAATGGGTTGACGTTACTGGTTTGTGATGTTGGCGTAAATGGATCGTTTGACGAGAACACGCCCAGCTTCGTTAAATATAAAATCCGGCCCGGCACCCGAAACATGCGTTATGAACCCGCCATGACTCCCGACGAATGTGCTGCGGCCATAGACGCCGGAAAAACGTTGGTGAACGGGATTCAGTATCGCGGCTGCAACATCATTGGTTTTGGCGAAATGGGCATTGGGAATACCTCTCCCGCTACCCTACTCATGCACCGCCTGACGGGTCTACCACTCGAACAATGTGTTGGGCGCGGTACCGGACTGAACGATGCCGGGCTGGCGCATAAGCTAGCCATTTTGCAGGAAGTGGCTTCCCATCACATAGGTCTGACCGATCCAATGGCTATTTTAGCGACAGTGGGTGGCCTAGAAATTGCGGCTATCGTGGGGGGTATGTTACAGGCCGCAGAAAACGGTATGATTATCCTGGTCGATGGTTTCATTGCTACCTCAGCCTTGTTGGTCGCTCACGCCCTCAACCCAGCAGTGCTGCAAAACTGTATTTTCTGTCATCAATCCGACGAAGCCGGGCATCAGCAAATGCTTCGCTTCCTGGGCGTTCGGCCGTTGCTCAATCTTGACCTGCGGTTAGGTGAAGGTACGGGCTGCGCACTCGCTTATCCAATCGTACAGGCA